Proteins from a single region of Gossypium arboreum isolate Shixiya-1 chromosome 1, ASM2569848v2, whole genome shotgun sequence:
- the LOC108452288 gene encoding transcription factor bHLH93-like: MEINEEGLFEELLGVRGENWDTNPTDMSGIFSNGTWNFDDHKPSSTFLPLPFHQDYTYNFNPIYCPFVDEFSSQSNTFDTPSFPLQQQHDDQESRFLVHQLHKLDVKATCKTEPVQSPHPDNPAKKLERQPSKNLMAERRRRKRLNDRLLMLRSIVPKISKMDRTSILGDTIDYTKELLERIKSLQQEVEAGSNMDHIFKGEKPNEMIVRNTPKFEVERRNGDTRIEICCRGDPGLLLSTVSTMEASGLEIQQCVISCFNDFAMHASCSEDLEQTTLMKCEDIKKALFRNAGYGGRCV, from the exons ATGGAGATCAATGAAGAAGGTTTGTTCGAAGAATTATTAGGTGTGAGAGGAGAGAATTGGGACACAAATCCAACAGATATGAGTGGGATTTTCTCTAATGGCACCTGGAACTTTGATGATCACAAACCTTCATCTACCTTTCTTCCATTGCCATTTCACCAAGATTATACTTACAACTTCAATCCAATCTACTGTCCCTTTGTTGATGAATTCTCTTCACAAAGCAACACATTTGATACACCCTCATTCCCACTCCAACAACAACATGATGACCAAGAATCCAGATTCCTTGTACATCAACTTCACAAGTTGGATGTTAAAGCTACTTGCAAAACCGAGCCTGTTCAATCACCTCACCCCGACAATCCAGCTAAAAAGTTGGAAAGGCAGCCTTCAAAGAATCTGATGGCTGAAAGAAGGAGACGAAAAAGGCTAAACGATCGTCTTTTGATGTTAAGATCCATTGTGCCTAAGATAAGCAAG ATGGACCGTACATCCATACTTGGGGATACCATAGATTATACCAAAGAGCTCTTGGAGAGGATCAAAAGTTTGCAGCAAGAAGTTGAAGCAGGTTCAAACATGGATCACATTTTCAAGGGTGAAAAACCAAATGAAATGATAGTGAGAAATACACCCAAG TTTGAGGTTGAAAGAAGAAATGGGGATACAAGGATAGAGATTTGTTGCAGAGGGGATCCAGGATTGTTGTTATCAACCGTATCAACAATGGAAGCATCGGGGCTTGAGATTCAACAATGTGTCATTAGTTGTTTCAATGATTTTGCAATGCATGCTTCTTGCTCTGAG GATCTGGAACAGACAACATTAATGAAGTGTGAAGATATAAAGAAGGCATTATTTAGAAATGCTGGCTATGGTGGAAGATGTGTTTAG